A genome region from Hevea brasiliensis isolate MT/VB/25A 57/8 chromosome 7, ASM3005281v1, whole genome shotgun sequence includes the following:
- the LOC110640494 gene encoding F-box/kelch-repeat protein At1g67480, with protein MPGIVSGKKRLTETDICLSNSLTQDMSTCSKSNLLLASQVAEDIDSPILPGLPDDVAKYCLALVPRPYFPAMGAVCKKWRSIIRSKEFLVVRKLGGLLEEWLYVLTMDSEGKESHWEVLDCLGHRRQLLLPMPGPVKAGFGVVVLNGKLLVMAGYSVIDGTGSACADVYEYDSCLNSWSKLSNMNVARYDFACAEVDGRVYAVGGYGIDGDSLSSAEMYDPDTEKWTLIESLRRPRWGCFACGFEGKLYVMGGRSSFTIGNSKFVDVYNPERHTWSEIKNGCVMVTAHAVLEKKLFCMEWKNQRKLAIFNPEDNSWKMVPVPLTGSSSIGFRFGILDGRLLLFSLEEVPGYRTLLYDPKASPGSEWQTSEIKPSGLCLCSVTIKA; from the exons ATGCCGGGTATTGTGAGTGGCAAGAAGAGATTGACAGAGACAGATATTTGTCTCTCCAATTCACTCACCCAAGATATGTCAACTTGTTCAAAGAGCAACCTTCTATTAGCTTCTCAGGTTGCCGAAGATATTGACAGTCCCATTCTACCGGGGCTGCCTGATGATGTGGCAAAGTATTGTCTCGCACTTGTCCCTCGGCCCTATTTCCCAGCTATGGGGGCTGTATGCAAGAAATGGAGATCAATTATTAGAAGCAAAGAATTCCTTGTGGTGCGAAAATTGGGTGGTTTGCTTGAGGAATGGCTATATGTCCTGACTATGGATTCTGAAGGAAAGGAAAGCCACTGGGAAGTTTTGGATTGCTTGGGACACAGACGTCAGCTTCTTCTACCAATGCCTGGTCCTGTGAAGGCTGGCTTTGGGGTGGTTGTTCTAAATGGAAAGCTTCTTGTCATGGCTGGCTATTCAGTTATTGATGGGACTGGCTCTGCCTGTGCAGATGTTTATGAATATGATTCCTGCCTCAATAG TTGGAGCAAATTGTCAAATATGAATGTTGCACGCTATGATTTTGCATGtgcagaggttgatggcagagtTTATGCTGTTGGGGGCTATGGAATAGATGGTGATAGTCTCTCAAGTGCTGAGATGTATGATCCTGATACTGAAAAGTGGACCCTGATAGAGAGTCTTCGCCGCCCAAGGTGGGGCTGTTTCGCTTGCGGCTTTGAGGGAAAACTTTATGTCATGGGAGGAAGGTCAAGCTTCACTATTGGCAATTCAAAATTTGTTGATGTGTACAATCCTGAGAGGCACACATGGAGTGAGATTAAGAATGGTTGTGTCATGGTTACTGCTCATGCTGTGCTGGAAAAAAAGCTTTTCTGTATGGAATGGAAGAATCAGCGGAAGCTAGCCATATTCAACCCAGAGGACAATTCATGGAAAATGGTACCTGTTCCATTGACTGGGAGCTCAAGTATTGGTTTTCGGTTTGGAATACTTGATGGGAGACTTTTATTGTTCTCGTTGGAGGAAGTGCCAGGATATCGAACTCTGTTGTATGATCCTAAAGCTTCCCCAGGGTCAGAGTGGCAGACTTCTGAAATAAAGCCATCTGGATTGTGCTTGTGCAGTGTGACCATCAAGGCATGA
- the LOC110640455 gene encoding nuclear pore complex protein NUP54 isoform X2: MFGAQASTPAFGTSAFGTPSSTPAFGAPAFGTPSSTPAFGTWSSTPAFGTPSTPSFATGFGSSLFSTPFSSQTQQQQQQQQQTPLFQQPSTGLGFRTPFAATQATPFPNAQLTTQMAPVAPLPFSLADRDIQAIVDAYNEEPGNPKYAFKIMWAEAVAKLEGMESSERERLWPQLVQGFKDLSHRLKLQDEVIVSDTERLQMTQSNVKMLQRHFHAETLPWIERMRQKEQSLQRRLLRIMRIMEALEGKGYRMPLMKGEAELAEKLAAITRQLKGSGAELSRRVQNLLTVSRVQATAIGVGGSIYLPGSTKIHDHSIANMQEVLQQQTEAIARLGNVLKRDMRDMEIIMAEDTEMTQDTS; this comes from the exons ATGTTCGGCGCTCAAGCTTCAACTCCGGCCTTTGGAACTTCGGCCTTTGGAACTCCATCCTCTACGCCTGCATTTGGTGCCCCAGCCTTTGGCACACCCTCTTCAACTCCGGCATTCGGTACTTGGTCTTCGACTCCGGCCTTCGGAACTCCATCGACGCCATCTTTCGCCACTGGTTTCGGGTCCTCTCTCTTCTCTACACCGTTCTCGTCTCAAACGCAACAGCAACAGCAGCAGCAACAACAGACTCCTCTTTTTCAGCAGCCGTCTACTGGTTTAGGATTTCGGACTCCGTTCGCCGCTACTCAGGCAACGCCGTTCCCTAATGCTCAACTGACTACACAGATGGCCCCCGTGGCTCCGCTTCCTTTCTCGCTAGCTGATCGTGATATTCag GCGATTGTGGATGCTTACAACGAGGAGCCAGGGAACCCTAAATATGCGTTCAAG ATCATGTGGGCGGAGGCTGTGGCAAAGTTAGAGGGTATGGAGAGTTCAGAACGGGAACGGCTGTGGCCTCAGCTTGTTCAAGGTTTCAAAGATCTTTCTCATCGTCTTAAG CTCCAAGATGAAGTTATTGTTTCTGATACTGAGCGATTGCAAATGACCCAAAGCAATGTGAAGATG CTTCAAAGGCATTTTCATGCTGAGACTCTTCCATGGATCGAAAGAATGAGGCAAAAAGAACAGAGTCTTCAAAGACGCCTTTTAAGG ATAATGAGAATAATGGAGGCATTGGAGGGTAAAGGTTACCGAATGCCCTTAATGAAAGGGGAAGCTGAATTGGCTGAGAAGTTGGCTGCAATAACCAGACAG CTGAAAGGATCTGGAGCTGAACTTTCTCGGAGGGTTCAAAACCTACTCACTGTATCTCGTGTTCAAGCAACTGCAATTGGAGTTGGTGGTTCTATTTACCTTCCAGGATCAACCAAAATACATGATCATAGTATTGCTAATATGCAGGAG GTTTTACAACAGCAGACAGAAGCCATAGCAAGACTTGGCAATGTACTGAAGCGAGATATGAGAGACATGGAAATTATAATGGCCGAGGACACAGAAATGACACAAGATACAAGCTAG
- the LOC110640455 gene encoding nuclear pore complex protein NUP54 isoform X1 codes for MFGAQASTPAFGTSAFGTPSSTPAFGAPAFGTPSSTPAFGTWSSTPAFGTPSTPSFATGFGSSLFSTPFSSQTQQQQQQQQQTPLFQQPSTGLGFRTPFAATQATPFPNAQLTTQMAPVAPLPFSLADRDIQAIVDAYNEEPGNPKYAFKYLLFSVTDPQHRVKPAGVSDIMWAEAVAKLEGMESSERERLWPQLVQGFKDLSHRLKLQDEVIVSDTERLQMTQSNVKMLQRHFHAETLPWIERMRQKEQSLQRRLLRIMRIMEALEGKGYRMPLMKGEAELAEKLAAITRQLKGSGAELSRRVQNLLTVSRVQATAIGVGGSIYLPGSTKIHDHSIANMQEVLQQQTEAIARLGNVLKRDMRDMEIIMAEDTEMTQDTS; via the exons ATGTTCGGCGCTCAAGCTTCAACTCCGGCCTTTGGAACTTCGGCCTTTGGAACTCCATCCTCTACGCCTGCATTTGGTGCCCCAGCCTTTGGCACACCCTCTTCAACTCCGGCATTCGGTACTTGGTCTTCGACTCCGGCCTTCGGAACTCCATCGACGCCATCTTTCGCCACTGGTTTCGGGTCCTCTCTCTTCTCTACACCGTTCTCGTCTCAAACGCAACAGCAACAGCAGCAGCAACAACAGACTCCTCTTTTTCAGCAGCCGTCTACTGGTTTAGGATTTCGGACTCCGTTCGCCGCTACTCAGGCAACGCCGTTCCCTAATGCTCAACTGACTACACAGATGGCCCCCGTGGCTCCGCTTCCTTTCTCGCTAGCTGATCGTGATATTCag GCGATTGTGGATGCTTACAACGAGGAGCCAGGGAACCCTAAATATGCGTTCAAG TATTTGTTGTTTAGTGTAACTGATCCACAGCATAGAGTGAAGCCTGCTGGTGTCTCAGAT ATCATGTGGGCGGAGGCTGTGGCAAAGTTAGAGGGTATGGAGAGTTCAGAACGGGAACGGCTGTGGCCTCAGCTTGTTCAAGGTTTCAAAGATCTTTCTCATCGTCTTAAG CTCCAAGATGAAGTTATTGTTTCTGATACTGAGCGATTGCAAATGACCCAAAGCAATGTGAAGATG CTTCAAAGGCATTTTCATGCTGAGACTCTTCCATGGATCGAAAGAATGAGGCAAAAAGAACAGAGTCTTCAAAGACGCCTTTTAAGG ATAATGAGAATAATGGAGGCATTGGAGGGTAAAGGTTACCGAATGCCCTTAATGAAAGGGGAAGCTGAATTGGCTGAGAAGTTGGCTGCAATAACCAGACAG CTGAAAGGATCTGGAGCTGAACTTTCTCGGAGGGTTCAAAACCTACTCACTGTATCTCGTGTTCAAGCAACTGCAATTGGAGTTGGTGGTTCTATTTACCTTCCAGGATCAACCAAAATACATGATCATAGTATTGCTAATATGCAGGAG GTTTTACAACAGCAGACAGAAGCCATAGCAAGACTTGGCAATGTACTGAAGCGAGATATGAGAGACATGGAAATTATAATGGCCGAGGACACAGAAATGACACAAGATACAAGCTAG
- the LOC110640454 gene encoding mannosyl-oligosaccharide glucosidase GCS1, which yields MAGSGRSSARSRIKFSTDSGDDGALRGAKPNSKLRRDRSKDHSLIRILNVDLKIMLGIGVFSFSIIIFLIHNLVRPFEQAQTPRVVTPFPAPKLMDLPQFQGEHKESLYWGTYRPHVYLGIRARTPQSLVAGLMWIGLKDGRYYMRHLCQDSDELSTYGWTQHNGRDFGHQVLVDQGLKLETSFLKSKNEGSGYGGDWAVRIDAQSEKSDWNNEMQQNGHFFFYLANEDGSALSLTRDDIDIHENSLLASGSHSDIGDWQLHLESKDVLEIHYSGFRTPHIHNLSDLVQQTLGAHMVRKFGLQLPDSSEDSSNILVFQISARIPFKTDIVFVSGTGVEDSRVKARVNSLTGTILTNQLQEKQSEFDAKFDQCFNIAGKLESESRIVGKVAIANMLGGIGYFYGQSKIAYAGKSKHKDHDNFIAYWPAELYTAVPSRPFFPRGFLWDEGFHQLLIWRWDISICLDIVGHWLDLMNIDGWIPREQILGSEALSKVPEEFVRQRPTNGNPPTLFLVISDLLHGIQKNKFTSSESNKIISFLERAFVRLDAWFQWFNTTQSGKEIGSYFWHGRDNSTTRELNPKTLSSGLDDYPRASHPSEEERHLDLRCWMLLAANCMHSITQLLKKEYISGKDYGLTAKLLSNFEMLNQMHLDPAYGAYFDFGNHTDKVRLSWKETIVENSYVKRELVREVLERPELRLIPHVGYVSLFPFMEKIIPSDSWILEKQLDLILNRSILWTDYGLRSLAKTSSLYMKRNTEHDPPYWRGPIWMNLNYRILSALYHYSKEDGPYKDRAKEIYEDLRSNLIRNVVQNYHQTGFLWEQYDQKKGKGKGARLFTGWTSLVLLVMAEAYC from the exons ATGGCAGGAAGTGGCCGGAGCAGTGCTCGGAGCAGAATCAAGTTCTCCACAGACAGCGGTGACGATGGTGCTCTCCGTGGTGCAAAACCGAACTCCAAACTACGGAGAGATAGGAGTAAGGATCACAGTTTGATTCGAATCCTAAACGTTGATCTCAAAATCATGCTAGGAATTGGTGTATTCTCGTTCTCAATTATCATATTCCTGATTCACAATCTCGTAAGACCTTTTGAACAAGCTCAGACGCCTAGGGTTGTCACTCCCTTTCCTGCTCCGAAGCTCATGGACCTTCCTCAG TTCCAAGGTGAACACAAAGAGAGCTTGTATTGGGGAACATATCGCCCTCATGTTTATCTTGGAATTCGCGCTAG GACTCCTCAGTCTTTGGTCGCTGGTTTAATGTGGATTGGCTTAAAGGATGGAAGATATTATATGCGACATTTATGCCAAGACTCTGATGAGTTAAGCACATATGGCTGGACACAACATAATGGTCGTGATTTTGGGCACCAAGTACTGGTTGATCAGGGATTGAAGTTGGAAACCAGTTTCTTGAAATCCAAAAATGAAGGCAGTGGCTATGGAGGAGATTGGGCAGTTCGAATTGATGCCCAGAGCGAGAA ATCTGACTGGAATAACGAAATGCAGCAAAATGggcatttttttttctatttggcAAATGAAGATGGAAGCGCTTTAAGTTTGACAAGAGATGACATAGACATACATGAGAATTCTCTTCTGGCATCAGGTTCACATTCAGACATTGGAGATTGGCAGCTACATTTAGAATCTAAG GATGTTTTGGAGATCCACTATTCTGGCTTCAGGACACCTCATATTCACAATTTATCTGATCTTGTCCAGCAAACTCTTGGGGCCCATATG GTAAGAAAGTTTGGCCTGCAGCTACCTGACTCATCCGAAGATTCTTCAAATATCTTAGTTTTTCAG ATTTCTGCTAGGATTCCATTCAAAACAGATATTGTTTTTGTGTCTGGAACTGGAGTAGAAGATTCAAGAGTAAAAGCACGTGTAAACAGTCTAACAG GCACCATACTGACAAATCAACTACAAGAGAAGCAATCAGAATTCGATGCCAAGTTTGATCAGTGCTTTAATATTGCTGGCAAG CTTGAATCTGAATCCAGAATTGTTGGTAAGGTTGCCATTGCCAATATGTTGGGAGGCATTGGCTACTTTTATGGTCAATCAAAGATTGCATATGCTGGAAAATCTAAA CATAAAGATCATGATAATTTTATCGCATATTGGCCAGCTGAGCTTTACACTGCAGTTCCAAGCCGACCTTTCTTTCCAAGGGGATTTCTATGGGATGAAGGTTTTCATCAACTGTTGATCTG GCGTTGGGATATCAGCATATGCTTGGATATTGTTGGCCACTGGTTAGATTTAATGAATATTGATGGCTGGATTCCTCGGGAACAAATATTGGGATCTGAAGCTCTAAG TAAGGTTCCAGAGGAATTTGTTCGTCAGCGTCCAACTAATGGAAATCCTCCAACACTATTTTTGGTTATAAGTG ACCTACTTCATGGCATACAGAAAAATAAGTTTACCTCTTCTGAAAGCAATAAGATCATTTCTTTCCTAGAGCGGGCTTTTGTTCGTCTTGATGCTTGGTTCCAGTGGTTCAATACTACCCAGTCAG GGAAGGAGATTGGCAGCTATTTTTGGCATGGGAGGGACAACTCAACAACTCGTGAGCTAAACCCTAAG ACACTGTCCTCGGGACTGGATGATTATCCTCGTGCATCACATCCAAGTGAAGAAGAACGTCACTTGGATCTTAGGTGCTGGATGCTTCTTGCTGCAAATTGCATGCATTCCATCACACAGCTGTTAAAGAAAGAATACATATCTGGGAAG GATTATGGTTTAACAGCTAAGCTACTTTCAAATTTTGAAATGCTCAATCAG ATGCACCTTGATCCTGCTTATGGAGCATATTTTGATTTTGGAAATCATACAGATAAG GTTCGGTTAAGTTGGAAAGAGACAATTGTGGAGAACAGTTATGTAAAGCGGGAGCTTGTTCGGGAAGTATTAGAAAGGCCAGAGTTGAGACTAATTCCTCATGTTGGTTATGTCAGCCTTTTTCCATTCATGGAGAAGATCATTCCATCT GATTCATGGATTCTGGAAAAACAGCTTGACCTCATTTTAAACAGGAGCATCTTATGGACTGACTATGGGTTACGTTCTCTAGCTAAAACAAG TTCTCTGTACATGAAACGCAACACAGAGCATGACCCACCTTATTGGAGGGGCCCAATTTGGATGAACTTGAATTACAGGATTCTTTCTGCACTCTACCACTACTCCAAAG AAGATGGACCATACAAAGATAGGGCCAAGGAGATCTATGAGGACTTGaggagcaatttgattag AAATGTGGTTCAGAATTATCACCAAACTGGGTTTTTGTGGGAACAGTATGATCAGAAGAAGGGCAAAGGAAAGGGTGCACGCCTGTTTACCGGTTGGACATCACTTGTGCTATTAGTCATGGCGGAAGCTTATTGCTGA